In the genome of Gemmatimonadota bacterium, one region contains:
- a CDS encoding potassium transporter TrkH: MPTPGELLEALERETARSLTLWRRLTPAQLFVISFLLLDAFGTLLLLTLPGIYAGERLSFVEALFTATSAICVTGLIVVDTASYFTPFGQGVLLLLIQLGGL, translated from the coding sequence GGGGAGCTGCTGGAAGCGCTCGAGCGCGAGACCGCACGCTCCCTTACCCTCTGGCGGCGGCTCACACCGGCGCAGCTCTTCGTCATCAGCTTCCTGTTGCTGGACGCGTTCGGCACACTCCTGCTGCTCACGCTCCCCGGCATCTATGCCGGGGAGCGCTTGTCCTTCGTGGAGGCACTCTTCACCGCGACCAGCGCCATCTGCGTTACCGGACTCATCGTGGTGGATACGGCAAGCTACTTCACCCCCTTCGGCCAGGGCGTGCTGCTGCTTCTGATCCAACTGGGTGGCCT